In Caretta caretta isolate rCarCar2 chromosome 4, rCarCar1.hap1, whole genome shotgun sequence, one genomic interval encodes:
- the HTRA2 gene encoding serine protease HTRA2, mitochondrial has translation MAAARALGVRAAWRGRALLAPTRVSGPTRGLAAAPCPDRGEPPPPPPGGRARWALAGAGAGALLLLLLRARGRDPPALLPPVRAAVPAPPAPPPGSARAAFNFIADVVQKTAPALVYIEILGRHPFSGREVPISNGSGFVVSPDGLIVTNAHVVANRRRVRVKLASGELYDAVVREVDQVADIATIKINPKQPLPTLPLGRSSEVRQGEFVVAMGSPFALQNTITSGIVSSAQRGSQELGLADSNMEYIQTDAAIDFGNSGGPLVNLDGEVIGVNTMKVTSGISFAIPSDRLREFLQKGEQRKSSWFGSTEMKRRYIGVMMLTLTPSILAELKLRDSSFPDVSYGVLIHKVIIGSPAHQAGLKAGDVVQEINGQAVRRAEDIYEAVRMQNSLTLLVRRGHDVLLVNVSPEVTE, from the exons ATGGCGGCGGCCCGGGCGCTCGGAGTGCGAGCGGCCTGGCGGGGCCGGGCCCTGCTGGCGCCCACGCGGGTCTCGGGGCCGACGCGGGGCCTGGCGGCCGCTCCCTGCCCGGACCGcggggagccgccgccgccgcctcccggAGGCCGGGCCCGCTGGGCGCtggcgggggccggggccggggcgctgctgctgctgctgctccgggCCCGAGGCCGGGACCCGCCCGCGCTGCTGCCCCCGGTGCGCGCCGCGGTGCCCGCCCCGCCCGCGCCGCCCCCCGGCTCCGCCCGCGCCGCCTTCAACTTCATCGCCGACGTGGTGCAGAAAACCGCCCCCGCGCTGGTCTACATCGAGATCCTGGGCAG GCATCCCTTCTCGGGCCGGGAAGTGCCCATCTCTAACGGCTCTGGCTTTGTGGTGTCCCCGGATGGCCTCATCGTGACCAACGCCCACGTGGTGGCGAATCGGCGGCGGGTGCGGGTGAAGCTGGCTAGCGGGGAGCTCTACGATGCTGTGGTCCGGGAGGTTGACCAGGTGGCAGATATTGCCACTATCAAAATCAACCCCAAG cagccTCTGCCCACGCTGCCCCTGGGCCGCTCCTCAGAGGTGCGCCAAGGTGAGTTTGTTGTGGCTATGGGCAGCCCTTTTGCTCTACAGAACACCATCACCTCTGGCATCGTCAGCTCTGCCCAGCGGGGCAGCCAGGAGCTGGGCCTGGCCGATTCCAACATGGAGTACATCCAGACCGACGCCGCCATAGAT tTCGGGAACTCAGGGGGCCCCCTCGTCAACCTG GACGGCGAAGTGATTGGGGTGAACACAATGAAGGTGACTTCAGGTATCTCCTTCGCCATCCCCTCGGACCGGCTGCGGGAATTCTTGCAGAAAGGGGAACAGCGCAAAA GCTCCTGGTTTGGCAGCACGGAGATGAAGCGCCGCTACATTGGGGTGATGATGCTAACACTGACCCCCAG tatCCTGGCCGAGCTGAAGCTGCGAGACTCCAGCTTCCCTGATGTCTCTtatggggtcctgatccacaaGGTGATCATTGGCTCCCCAGCCCATCA GGCGGGCCTGAAGGCGGGTGatgttgtgcaggagatcaatGGGCAGGCGGTGCGGCGTGCAGAGGACATCTACGAGGCTGTGCGGATGCAGAACAGCCTGACCCTGCTGGTGCGGCGAGGCCATGACGTGCTGCTGGTGAACGTCAGCCCTGAGGTCACGGAGTAG